One genomic window of Bacillus spongiae includes the following:
- the pabA gene encoding aminodeoxychorismate/anthranilate synthase component II, translated as MILMIDNYDSFTYNLVQYLGELGEEIIVMRNDEVTINEIRTINPDYLMISPGPCTPNEAGISLEAIRAFSGEIPIFGVCLGQQSIAQTFGGKVIKAERLMHGKTSNVYHNQSGVFQGLKNPLVSTRYHSLIVEKETLPSCFDITGWTEEGEIMGIKHKEFPVEGVQFHPESVMTESGKCLLKNFLEQNRLYSKRKAAVKGS; from the coding sequence ATGATACTGATGATTGATAATTATGACTCCTTTACGTACAATTTAGTTCAATATTTAGGTGAACTCGGAGAAGAAATAATTGTTATGAGGAACGATGAAGTAACAATAAATGAGATTCGTACAATAAACCCTGACTATTTAATGATTTCACCAGGACCGTGTACGCCAAATGAAGCAGGTATTAGCTTGGAAGCAATCCGAGCTTTTTCCGGTGAGATTCCGATTTTCGGTGTATGCCTTGGACAACAATCGATTGCTCAAACATTTGGTGGGAAAGTCATTAAAGCTGAAAGGTTAATGCACGGAAAAACGTCAAATGTCTATCATAATCAAAGTGGCGTATTCCAAGGACTAAAAAACCCTTTAGTATCGACAAGATATCATTCATTAATTGTAGAAAAAGAAACCCTTCCTTCTTGCTTTGACATTACCGGATGGACAGAAGAAGGGGAGATTATGGGAATTAAGCATAAAGAATTTCCAGTAGAAGGGGTTCAATTTCATCCAGAATCAGTGATGACAGAATCCGGAAAATGCCTCCTTAAAAATTTTCTTGAGCAAAATCGCTTATACTCAAAAAGAAAAGCAGCTGTTAAAGGGTCGTAA
- the pabC gene encoding aminodeoxychorismate lyase has product MYLYMNGMYVKKEEAVISPFDHGFLYGMGLFETFRTYNGHPFLLDDHIERLHRGFQELNISHSIKKETILSILNELQVRNQLRDAYVRLNVSAGVGDIGLRSSAYDNPTIIVFQKEPPSLPSSEKEGKILNLKRNTPETRFRLKSHHYFNNMAAKRELGVSPDGEGIFLTEHRYVAEGITSNIFWYKGGKLYTPSVETGILNGITRQFILSISSRLEINVEEGLYSVDELLKADEIFVTNSIQEIVPLNKLCDEKFPGRKGKVFQLLSNYYKKKTEKLWSRHEIGGKI; this is encoded by the coding sequence ATGTATTTATATATGAATGGTATGTATGTAAAAAAAGAAGAAGCGGTCATCTCTCCATTTGACCATGGTTTTTTATATGGAATGGGTTTATTTGAAACGTTTAGAACGTATAACGGACATCCATTTTTACTAGATGATCACATAGAGCGACTCCATCGTGGTTTTCAAGAATTAAATATATCTCACTCTATAAAAAAAGAAACGATATTGTCTATTCTGAATGAGCTTCAAGTACGAAATCAATTAAGAGATGCTTATGTTCGTCTTAATGTTTCAGCAGGTGTTGGAGATATTGGGCTTCGATCTTCAGCATATGATAACCCGACGATTATTGTGTTTCAGAAAGAACCTCCATCATTGCCGTCTTCTGAAAAGGAAGGGAAAATTTTAAATCTTAAGCGTAATACACCCGAAACGCGTTTCCGCTTGAAATCACATCATTACTTTAATAATATGGCTGCAAAAAGAGAACTCGGAGTATCTCCAGATGGAGAAGGGATTTTCCTAACGGAACACCGATATGTTGCAGAAGGGATTACATCCAATATCTTTTGGTATAAGGGTGGAAAGCTTTATACTCCTAGTGTAGAGACAGGAATATTAAACGGAATTACGCGCCAATTCATTTTATCAATAAGTAGTAGGTTAGAGATAAATGTAGAAGAAGGGCTTTATTCGGTTGATGAATTACTTAAGGCAGACGAAATATTTGTTACTAATTCAATTCAAGAGATTGTTCCATTAAATAAGTTATGTGATGAAAAATTTCCTGGGCGAAAAGGGAAGGTCTTTCAGTTATTGTCTAATTATTATAAAAAGAAAACAGAAAAGCTTTGGAGTCGACATGAGATTGGAGGAAAAATATGA